In Neoarius graeffei isolate fNeoGra1 chromosome 9, fNeoGra1.pri, whole genome shotgun sequence, one genomic interval encodes:
- the cldn10l2 gene encoding claudin 10-like 2 isoform X2, producing MKKMLIQVFGFLISTVGWFLVCCTVGMDYWRVTYIGGQGGSWIIKAAWYWSTLWRDCYIDSSGVSSCKDYDTMWDVNPTSRTEQGSIQAVRALLLVGMFLGLFATIFCFFGMDCTYIGGQEKTKYKILLLGTVHHFAGGRLGTVAFTRMADARLLRYYIGTPVLFGLIGSSCIILSSVLYAVTFYSVLTGNREMDISASRKYIAPKTHKTYKKKGQTFYIRDDARSIQSRSFIQSSSQVSRSSIIQADRDTFV from the exons ATGAAGAAAATGCTTATACAGGTGTTTGGCTTTTTGATATCCACTGTTGGTTGGTTTTTAGTGTGCTGCACGGTGGGAATGGACTACTGGAGAGTTACCTACATAGGGGGTCAAGGAGGCTCCTGGATCATAAAGGCTGCATGGTACTGGTCCACCCTTTGGAGAGACTGCTATATAGACTCCAGTGGTGTGTCTAGCTGCAAGGACTATGACACCATGTGGGATGTGAACCCTACAAGTAGGACAGAGCAGG GATCGATACAGGCTGTGCGGGCTTTGTTGCTTGTTGGGATGTTTCTGGGACTTTTCGCcaccatattttgtttttttgggatGGACTGCACATATATCGGTGGACAGGAGAAAACCAAGTACAAAATATTACTATTAGGAACTGTTCATCATTTTGCTGGTG GTAGACTGGGCACAGTAGCATTTACACGCATGGCTGATGCACGTCTCTTAAG GTATTACATCGGTACTCCAGTATTGTTTGGTTTGATAGGCAGTTCTTGCATAATTCTGAGCTCTGTTCTGTATGCTGTGACTTTCTACAGTGTCCTCACAGGAAATAG AGAGATGGACATTTCAGCTTCAAGAAAATACATTGCTCCTAAGACACACAAGACATACAAGAAGAAAGGTCAAACATTTTACATCAGAGACGATGCAAGATCAATTCAATCAAGGTCCTTCATCCAATCAAGTAGCCAAGTGTCAAGAAGTTCTATAATTCAGGCTGACAGAGACACTTTTGTTTGA
- the cldn10l2 gene encoding claudin 10-like 2 isoform X3, with product MAKSNSSINSSSKGSIQAVRALLLVGMFLGLFATIFCFFGMDCTYIGGQEKTKYKILLLGTVHHFAGGMCCFAAYCLFTGRLGTVAFTRMADARLLRYYIGTPVLFGLIGSSCIILSSVLYAVTFYSVLTGNREMDISASRKYIAPKTHKTYKKKGQTFYIRDDARSIQSRSFIQSSSQVSRSSIIQADRDTFV from the exons ATGGCAAAAAGTAACAGTAGTATTAATAGTTCTAGTAAAG GATCGATACAGGCTGTGCGGGCTTTGTTGCTTGTTGGGATGTTTCTGGGACTTTTCGCcaccatattttgtttttttgggatGGACTGCACATATATCGGTGGACAGGAGAAAACCAAGTACAAAATATTACTATTAGGAACTGTTCATCATTTTGCTGGTG GAATGTGCTGCTTTGCTGCTTATTGCTTATTCACAGGTAGACTGGGCACAGTAGCATTTACACGCATGGCTGATGCACGTCTCTTAAG GTATTACATCGGTACTCCAGTATTGTTTGGTTTGATAGGCAGTTCTTGCATAATTCTGAGCTCTGTTCTGTATGCTGTGACTTTCTACAGTGTCCTCACAGGAAATAG AGAGATGGACATTTCAGCTTCAAGAAAATACATTGCTCCTAAGACACACAAGACATACAAGAAGAAAGGTCAAACATTTTACATCAGAGACGATGCAAGATCAATTCAATCAAGGTCCTTCATCCAATCAAGTAGCCAAGTGTCAAGAAGTTCTATAATTCAGGCTGACAGAGACACTTTTGTTTGA
- the cldn10l2 gene encoding claudin 10-like 2 isoform X1, which translates to MKKMLIQVFGFLISTVGWFLVCCTVGMDYWRVTYIGGQGGSWIIKAAWYWSTLWRDCYIDSSGVSSCKDYDTMWDVNPTSRTEQGSIQAVRALLLVGMFLGLFATIFCFFGMDCTYIGGQEKTKYKILLLGTVHHFAGGMCCFAAYCLFTGRLGTVAFTRMADARLLRYYIGTPVLFGLIGSSCIILSSVLYAVTFYSVLTGNREMDISASRKYIAPKTHKTYKKKGQTFYIRDDARSIQSRSFIQSSSQVSRSSIIQADRDTFV; encoded by the exons ATGAAGAAAATGCTTATACAGGTGTTTGGCTTTTTGATATCCACTGTTGGTTGGTTTTTAGTGTGCTGCACGGTGGGAATGGACTACTGGAGAGTTACCTACATAGGGGGTCAAGGAGGCTCCTGGATCATAAAGGCTGCATGGTACTGGTCCACCCTTTGGAGAGACTGCTATATAGACTCCAGTGGTGTGTCTAGCTGCAAGGACTATGACACCATGTGGGATGTGAACCCTACAAGTAGGACAGAGCAGG GATCGATACAGGCTGTGCGGGCTTTGTTGCTTGTTGGGATGTTTCTGGGACTTTTCGCcaccatattttgtttttttgggatGGACTGCACATATATCGGTGGACAGGAGAAAACCAAGTACAAAATATTACTATTAGGAACTGTTCATCATTTTGCTGGTG GAATGTGCTGCTTTGCTGCTTATTGCTTATTCACAGGTAGACTGGGCACAGTAGCATTTACACGCATGGCTGATGCACGTCTCTTAAG GTATTACATCGGTACTCCAGTATTGTTTGGTTTGATAGGCAGTTCTTGCATAATTCTGAGCTCTGTTCTGTATGCTGTGACTTTCTACAGTGTCCTCACAGGAAATAG AGAGATGGACATTTCAGCTTCAAGAAAATACATTGCTCCTAAGACACACAAGACATACAAGAAGAAAGGTCAAACATTTTACATCAGAGACGATGCAAGATCAATTCAATCAAGGTCCTTCATCCAATCAAGTAGCCAAGTGTCAAGAAGTTCTATAATTCAGGCTGACAGAGACACTTTTGTTTGA